Proteins encoded in a region of the Methanobrevibacter millerae genome:
- a CDS encoding damage-control phosphatase ARMT1 family protein: MKISYECGPCFLRQAREAMDLSTDDEDLKMELMNDIFNFLAVNFKKGTNSNKTGSHMHNLIKQKTGCFDPYIEQKKLGNELALKYLPIAQEILRENDSLENRVKIAIVGNILDFGAFQLSDDIEVLIKNALNKDLAIKDIESFEESLKKHDKVLYLVDNTGEIVFDKLLLSEIKKYDLDITIAVKSYPILNDACMVDAIDAGLDEFGEIVEIGAGTVGYVDSEISEEFREIFEDHEFIISKGMGNYEGLTEIDLSDKDIYFLLCSKCTTISKDIGVNLQDMLLFKK; the protein is encoded by the coding sequence TTGAAAATCAGCTATGAATGCGGCCCCTGCTTTTTAAGGCAGGCCCGTGAAGCAATGGATTTGTCAACGGATGACGAAGATTTGAAAATGGAACTGATGAATGACATTTTTAATTTTCTTGCCGTCAATTTCAAGAAGGGAACCAATTCAAACAAGACGGGTTCCCATATGCACAATCTCATAAAGCAGAAAACGGGATGTTTCGATCCATATATTGAGCAGAAGAAACTGGGAAACGAGCTAGCGCTGAAATACCTGCCCATTGCACAGGAGATTTTAAGGGAAAACGACAGCCTGGAAAACCGGGTTAAGATAGCCATTGTGGGAAATATCCTGGATTTCGGAGCCTTTCAGTTAAGTGATGATATAGAGGTTTTAATCAAAAACGCCCTAAATAAGGATTTGGCTATTAAAGACATTGAAAGCTTTGAAGAGTCCCTCAAAAAGCATGACAAGGTTTTGTATCTTGTGGACAATACCGGCGAGATAGTCTTCGATAAGCTGCTTTTGTCTGAAATTAAAAAATATGACCTCGACATTACCATTGCGGTCAAGTCATACCCTATTTTAAACGATGCATGTATGGTGGACGCTATCGATGCGGGTCTTGACGAGTTCGGCGAAATCGTTGAAATAGGAGCCGGAACGGTGGGATACGTCGACAGTGAAATCTCAGAGGAATTCAGGGAAATATTTGAAGACCACGAATTCATAATATCTAAAGGAATGGGCAATTATGAGGGATTGACTGAAATCGACCTTTCAGATAAGGATATCTACTTTTTGCTCTGCTCCAAATGCACAACAATTTCCAAGGATATTGGTGTTAACTTACAGGACATGCTTCTTTTTAAAAAATAA
- a CDS encoding MoaD/ThiS family protein, whose amino-acid sequence MEFKLKYKDEFESREIPKDDYTIKDLIVDLGMSSQTIVSKQNGELVIEDTIIEEGDKIELIQIIYGG is encoded by the coding sequence ATGGAGTTTAAATTAAAATATAAAGATGAATTTGAAAGCAGAGAAATTCCAAAAGACGATTATACGATAAAGGATTTGATTGTAGATTTGGGAATGTCTTCTCAGACCATAGTATCCAAACAGAATGGGGAGCTGGTAATTGAGGATACTATAATTGAAGAAGGCGATAAAATCGAATTAATCCAAATCATATATGGAGGATAA
- a CDS encoding TIGR00269 family protein — MDCTKCGNPKIIIKKEQSGQYLCKDCFIDSIEKKVIKTVRKEKLLDKGDKVLVALSGGKDSVTALEILNTFRQMNVIDICAVTVDEGIDNYRQDGIDIAIRHAKRLGIEHKVVSLKDTYGITLDEIMQKENHRGSCSYCGVFRRTLINKAAREMGATKIATGHNLDDEVQAIMMNYLEGNTNNLTKLGAKTESEAEEFTVKIKPLREIPEREIGLYVVAKELEVHFAGCPYAQQSFRKEVSEHINQLDEAHPTIKYSTLRGYDKIKKALKDEFKNDYAHGRCEKCGEPSSNRLCKACSFIEELTGD; from the coding sequence ATGGATTGTACCAAATGCGGTAATCCAAAAATTATAATTAAAAAGGAACAGTCAGGCCAGTATTTATGCAAGGACTGTTTCATTGATTCAATTGAAAAGAAAGTAATTAAAACAGTTAGAAAGGAAAAGCTACTGGATAAGGGAGATAAAGTTCTGGTTGCGCTTTCAGGAGGAAAGGACAGCGTAACCGCACTCGAAATCCTAAATACCTTCAGGCAAATGAACGTCATTGACATCTGTGCGGTAACTGTGGATGAAGGAATAGACAATTACCGCCAGGACGGCATTGACATAGCCATAAGGCACGCCAAAAGGCTGGGAATTGAGCATAAGGTAGTTTCCCTTAAGGATACCTACGGCATTACTCTTGATGAGATAATGCAGAAGGAAAATCATAGGGGATCCTGTTCATACTGCGGCGTTTTCAGAAGAACGTTAATTAATAAGGCCGCCCGTGAGATGGGAGCTACAAAAATAGCTACCGGCCACAATCTGGATGATGAAGTTCAGGCAATAATGATGAATTACCTGGAAGGAAATACAAATAACCTAACCAAGTTAGGTGCCAAGACCGAGTCCGAGGCGGAAGAATTCACGGTTAAAATAAAGCCTCTGCGTGAAATTCCCGAAAGGGAAATCGGACTCTACGTTGTTGCAAAGGAGCTTGAAGTTCACTTTGCGGGATGTCCTTACGCGCAGCAATCATTCAGAAAAGAGGTTTCAGAGCATATCAATCAGCTGGATGAGGCCCATCCGACAATAAAATACTCGACCCTTAGAGGCTACGATAAGATTAAAAAAGCATTAAAAGACGAGTTCAAGAATGATTATGCTCATGGAAGGTGTGAAAAATGTGGAGAACCTTCCTCAAACAGATTATGTAAAGCATGTTCATTTATAGAAGAATTGACTGGTGATTAA
- a CDS encoding AAA family ATPase, translating to MDEITIKDIDKALSNEQYVSNKEISTTLYLSFLLGKPMLIEGPPGVGKTELAKVVAKTFDRDFFRIQCYEGITFEQIVGEWNYQKQLLHLEAAKNRDNMEDTIFEEEYFIRRSLLNAFLNDKDSVLLIDEIDKADEEVESFLLQALGEQEITINDLGTFQLQNDLIVILTSNSQRSLLDETKDRCLFLYIPYPSIEREIQIVKSKIPEADDETVSKVVQIVHNIRNLNLLKKPSVRGTVDWVKSVSNLKTRNTKEAMKESIGVAIKTESDKKRVIKDVLEKEY from the coding sequence ATTGATGAAATAACTATTAAGGATATAGATAAAGCCCTTTCTAATGAACAATACGTTTCCAATAAGGAAATATCAACAACATTATACTTATCTTTTCTATTGGGCAAACCGATGTTGATTGAAGGTCCTCCGGGTGTTGGAAAGACTGAATTGGCAAAAGTTGTCGCAAAAACTTTCGACAGGGACTTTTTCAGGATACAGTGCTATGAGGGAATTACTTTCGAACAGATTGTCGGAGAATGGAATTATCAAAAGCAGCTATTGCATCTGGAAGCTGCTAAAAACCGGGACAATATGGAAGATACTATTTTTGAAGAGGAATACTTCATCAGAAGATCACTTTTGAACGCCTTTTTGAATGATAAGGATTCCGTATTGCTCATTGACGAAATCGATAAGGCCGATGAGGAAGTTGAAAGCTTTCTTTTGCAGGCTTTGGGTGAGCAGGAAATCACAATCAATGATTTGGGAACTTTCCAGCTGCAGAACGATTTGATTGTCATATTGACTTCCAATTCACAGCGCTCCCTTTTGGATGAAACCAAGGACAGGTGTCTCTTTTTATATATTCCATACCCGAGCATTGAAAGGGAAATACAAATCGTAAAATCCAAGATTCCCGAAGCCGATGACGAAACGGTTTCCAAAGTCGTTCAGATTGTTCACAATATCAGAAACCTTAACCTGCTTAAAAAGCCTTCAGTCAGGGGAACTGTGGACTGGGTCAAGTCAGTATCAAACCTGAAAACCAGGAATACAAAAGAAGCGATGAAGGAAAGTATCGGCGTTGCTATTAAAACCGAAAGCGATAAGAAACGCGTTATCAAAGATGTTCTAGAAAAGGAATACTAA
- a CDS encoding pyruvate ferredoxin oxidoreductase subunit gamma, whose translation MIEIRFHGRGGQGAVTAAEILAKAAFKDGKYSQAFPFFGVERRGAPVMAFTRIDDKPIDLRYQVYNPDYVLVLDDGLLNVVDVFSGIKDNTEVTINTESFEGSGEHAVHSIDATGIALDMLGRNIVNTIILGYFAKKTQAVSIESLLEVIKETFPGKVGELNVEATKKAYEMD comes from the coding sequence ATGATAGAAATTCGTTTTCATGGTAGAGGCGGGCAAGGTGCCGTAACTGCTGCTGAAATTTTGGCTAAAGCAGCATTCAAAGACGGCAAATATTCCCAGGCTTTTCCATTCTTTGGAGTTGAACGTAGAGGAGCTCCAGTTATGGCTTTCACAAGAATTGATGACAAGCCAATTGATTTAAGATATCAAGTATATAATCCGGACTACGTATTAGTCTTAGATGACGGATTATTGAATGTAGTAGATGTATTTTCAGGAATTAAAGACAATACTGAAGTTACTATTAATACTGAAAGTTTCGAAGGTAGCGGAGAACATGCTGTCCACAGCATTGACGCAACAGGTATTGCACTGGACATGTTAGGTCGTAACATTGTAAATACCATTATTTTAGGATATTTCGCTAAGAAAACCCAGGCAGTAAGTATCGAATCACTTCTTGAAGTGATTAAGGAAACCTTCCCTGGAAAAGTCGGAGAGCTGAACGTAGAAGCTACCAAAAAAGCTTATGAAATGGACTGA
- a CDS encoding dihydropteroate synthase-like protein — MKVLIITGDLAYPLIKSVVADSNEDVIVHVADTQVAAFLTPNMIIKEVKTHFADQLDEIDLILVPGLIKKGTREITKELGIPTFKGSTDGADLAMVLNLLENIQLSEDKPADKLIEEEKRKEAFKIIDDFENDAETIEKLLLKPNNIRIGKLPVGEDFPMRVLAEIANAPFLSKEALINKCQYFVDCGADMIDIGMAAGEDFSDKVPELIETLRPIVGDRPLSIDTLNSKEILVAAEHGIDFVLSLDLGNQSKVAPTLKEKGIPAVLLPTNFTEGITPKTPEERIEFMQQLIEDTDGLKYVADLILDPVNSASIVESIIACREFHKINKAPMFFGVGNVTELMDADSGGVNVLLAGIGMELGVSILFTPEESGKTRGSVYELSTASKMMFLAKHRKSIPKDLGINLVAFKDKHKRNDIIENELDGIPQAKLSEPLKFVRDKAGSFRINVDYGTTVSDSKIVATHFKKNKADLVIKGSTAKEIYEEIIKKELVTRMEHAAYLGSELQKAEIAMITGKEYVQDFELFKNPDQFKN, encoded by the coding sequence ATGAAGGTTCTAATCATAACTGGGGATTTGGCATATCCGTTGATAAAAAGTGTTGTTGCAGATTCAAATGAGGATGTTATAGTTCACGTTGCAGACACTCAGGTTGCGGCTTTTTTAACTCCCAACATGATCATTAAAGAGGTCAAAACTCATTTTGCCGATCAGCTGGATGAAATTGACCTGATTCTGGTTCCGGGCCTAATCAAAAAGGGCACCAGGGAAATTACAAAGGAACTTGGAATTCCAACTTTCAAGGGCTCAACCGACGGTGCGGATTTGGCAATGGTACTGAATCTGCTTGAAAACATCCAACTGTCTGAAGACAAGCCTGCGGATAAACTGATTGAAGAGGAAAAAAGAAAAGAGGCCTTCAAGATAATTGATGACTTTGAAAATGATGCCGAAACTATTGAAAAGCTCCTTTTAAAGCCCAATAACATAAGAATTGGAAAATTGCCTGTGGGCGAGGACTTCCCAATGAGGGTTTTGGCCGAAATAGCCAACGCTCCGTTTCTCTCAAAGGAAGCTCTGATTAACAAGTGCCAGTATTTCGTCGATTGTGGGGCCGATATGATAGATATCGGTATGGCTGCCGGTGAGGACTTCTCGGACAAGGTGCCGGAATTAATCGAAACATTAAGGCCAATCGTCGGCGACAGGCCCTTAAGCATAGACACCCTTAATTCCAAGGAAATCCTGGTCGCTGCCGAGCACGGAATCGATTTCGTTTTAAGCCTGGATTTGGGAAACCAATCCAAAGTAGCACCCACATTAAAGGAAAAGGGCATTCCTGCCGTTTTGCTTCCAACCAATTTCACGGAAGGTATCACTCCAAAAACTCCCGAAGAGAGAATTGAGTTCATGCAGCAATTGATTGAGGATACCGACGGATTGAAATACGTTGCAGACCTGATTCTCGATCCCGTAAACAGCGCAAGTATTGTGGAGTCAATCATAGCGTGCAGGGAGTTTCACAAGATTAACAAGGCTCCGATGTTTTTCGGCGTGGGAAACGTCACAGAATTGATGGATGCCGACTCCGGTGGAGTTAATGTGCTTCTTGCGGGAATAGGCATGGAACTGGGCGTCAGCATATTATTTACTCCTGAAGAAAGCGGAAAGACAAGGGGAAGCGTTTATGAACTGTCCACCGCATCAAAGATGATGTTTCTTGCAAAGCACAGAAAATCAATACCTAAGGATTTGGGAATCAACCTTGTAGCATTCAAGGACAAGCACAAAAGAAATGATATCATTGAAAACGAACTTGACGGCATTCCTCAGGCAAAGCTTTCAGAGCCATTGAAATTCGTCAGGGACAAGGCAGGCAGTTTCAGAATTAACGTCGATTATGGAACTACCGTAAGCGACAGCAAAATCGTTGCTACCCATTTCAAGAAAAATAAGGCTGATTTGGTAATTAAAGGCAGCACTGCTAAGGAAATTTATGAAGAAATAATAAAAAAAGAACTTGTTACCCGTATGGAGCATGCAGCTTACCTCGGAAGCGAACTTCAAAAGGCCGAAATTGCAATGATTACGGGTAAAGAATATGTGCAGGATTTTGAACTGTTCAAAAATCCTGATCAGTTTAAAAATTAA
- a CDS encoding 1,4-beta-cellobiosidase codes for MNFDNMVILAVIVAIIILTMGAFVYTSSTDITTNNITDVNDTKNTNNTNDTGLLSWLTGNSTSDSSSSSQQQSPSSSSSSSSSSGGSSSSYYSGGSSSSSSSSGGSSSSGGSSSGGSSSGGSSSGGSSSGGSSSGGSHDYNIVDDD; via the coding sequence ATGAATTTTGACAATATGGTTATTTTGGCAGTTATAGTTGCAATAATTATTTTAACCATGGGCGCATTCGTTTACACGAGCAGTACTGACATCACAACCAATAATATTACTGACGTAAACGACACCAAGAATACTAATAACACCAATGACACTGGCCTATTATCCTGGCTAACGGGAAATTCAACCAGTGACAGCAGTAGTTCTTCACAACAGCAAAGCCCAAGCTCAAGTTCAAGCTCATCATCTTCATCAGGAGGTTCATCCAGCAGCTATTATAGTGGCGGAAGTTCATCCAGTAGTTCTTCCAGCGGAGGAAGCTCATCCAGTGGAGGAAGCTCATCAGGAGGTTCATCCAGCGGAGGAAGCTCATCCGGAGGCTCATCCAGCGGAGGAAGCTCATCCGGAGGATCACATGATTATAATATCGTTGATGATGATTAA
- a CDS encoding vWA domain-containing protein has protein sequence MINKIATLSNQLREEGLPVSIRSTHSATEVYMQLGESDRDLLRTALRAIYVKDRYDIPKFNKIFEELFKKEKKDSELDEIQKRSDAYRGRGPKSNKYIIKKQNTAYKKVQKEKINNEKLRMLSGQPLLEEVKELERDGELMNKDLTKLNRFDPRMLEICQRLGRRIANKRSRRKFRTNSNKIDMRRTIRANLKYGGVPVELVNAKPRPHKNEHLFLNDISGSCEWISSWFFMLMFSAQTAFKHSRTFEFDNKVIETTDALKEEYLIDSFVKVKDLRVKNMMVHGTSDMYSAFTQFQEKATLSNKSYVIILSDCRDWAGPKQHGIPASVHVVEEMVRDSKKVVILNPEDRNKWDIVDSCVSLYQDAGAHVFEVNTLNQLAQFVEQM, from the coding sequence ATGATCAATAAGATTGCCACTTTATCCAATCAGTTGAGGGAAGAGGGACTCCCTGTCAGCATAAGAAGCACCCATTCGGCCACTGAAGTCTATATGCAGCTTGGCGAATCGGATAGGGACTTATTAAGAACTGCCCTAAGAGCCATTTATGTTAAGGACAGGTATGACATCCCAAAATTCAACAAAATCTTTGAAGAGCTTTTCAAAAAGGAAAAGAAAGACTCCGAACTCGATGAAATCCAAAAGAGAAGCGACGCCTATAGGGGAAGGGGTCCAAAATCCAACAAATATATCATTAAAAAACAGAATACTGCTTATAAAAAGGTTCAAAAGGAAAAAATCAACAACGAAAAGCTGAGAATGCTGTCAGGCCAGCCGCTTCTTGAGGAAGTCAAGGAACTAGAGCGTGACGGTGAGCTTATGAACAAGGATTTAACCAAATTAAACAGGTTCGATCCAAGAATGCTTGAAATCTGTCAAAGGCTTGGAAGAAGAATAGCCAACAAGCGTTCAAGACGAAAATTCAGAACAAATTCGAACAAGATTGACATGCGAAGGACCATAAGGGCCAATTTAAAGTATGGTGGAGTGCCGGTGGAGCTTGTCAATGCCAAGCCAAGGCCACATAAGAACGAGCATCTCTTTTTAAATGACATAAGCGGCTCCTGCGAATGGATAAGCAGCTGGTTTTTCATGCTGATGTTTTCAGCCCAGACGGCGTTCAAACATTCAAGAACCTTTGAATTTGACAATAAGGTTATCGAGACAACCGACGCTTTAAAGGAAGAATACTTGATTGATTCCTTTGTAAAGGTCAAGGATTTGAGGGTAAAGAACATGATGGTTCATGGAACCTCCGACATGTACAGCGCCTTTACGCAGTTTCAGGAAAAGGCAACTCTTTCCAACAAGTCCTATGTTATTATTTTATCTGACTGCAGGGACTGGGCAGGACCGAAACAGCATGGAATACCTGCAAGCGTTCACGTGGTCGAAGAGATGGTCAGAGATTCCAAAAAAGTTGTAATACTAAATCCCGAAGACAGGAACAAGTGGGATATTGTGGACAGTTGCGTTTCGCTTTATCAGGATGCCGGAGCGCACGTATTTGAAGTTAATACGCTTAATCAATTAGCTCAATTTGTGGAGCAGATGTAG